From a single Pelodiscus sinensis isolate JC-2024 chromosome 4, ASM4963464v1, whole genome shotgun sequence genomic region:
- the GPR132 gene encoding putative G-protein coupled receptor 132, with amino-acid sequence MPGLGNDSECCQKMPYKESQTLLAVIYYIVIIIGLPTNIITMCLTIVLILKENILAVYLFGLSLSEVMYLCTLPLWIIYVQNGHIWEMGPLACKITGYIFFCNVYISILLLCCISVDRYVGVVYSLESKGVRGQKIAGLITFILFSVVLVVHIPVFVLPDNENCTTCFETLPLNLTFASFGFARFLIGFAIPCIILIFTNYKIFQIIKISCSLNEPQKTKAKHLAAAAIAIFLICFAPYHLVLLIRAIYFFLYQNDTCSFERGIYSTSAIFLCFSTANSIADPIIYVLASKNSRDFSRSLSLRVQSSLSSRSDSTKLKNSKESQEPVQTSEI; translated from the coding sequence ATGCCGGGACTCGGGAATGATTCGGAATGCTGCCAAAAAATGCCCTACAAGGAGAGCCAGACGCTGTTGGCTGTGATCTACTATATTGTTATTATCATAGGCTTGCCAACTAATATTATAACGATGTGTCTAACCATTGTACTAATCCTAAAGGAAAACATTCTCGCTGTCTACCTTTTTGGCTTATCACTGAGCGAGGTGATGTACTTGTGTACCCTGCCCCTCTGGATTATCTATGTACAAAATGGACACATATGGGAGATGGGACCACTGGCTTGCAAGATAACAGGATATATCTTTTTCTGCAACGTATATATCAGTATTCTGCTCTTGTGCTGCATTTCTGTCGATCGCTATGTAGGAGTGGTGTATTCTTTGGAATCCAAGGGGGTGAGGGGTCAGAAAATTGCAGGGCTCATCACGTTTATTCTCTTTTCTGTAGTTTTAGTGGTCCACATCCCAGTATTTGTTTTACCCGATAATGAAAACTGTACAACCTGCTTTGAGACTCTACCACTCAACTTGACGTTTGCTTCTTTCGGCTTTGCCAGGTTCCTAATTGGATTTGCTATTCCTTGCATAATCCTCATTTTCACAAACTACAAAATTTTCCAAATCATCAAAATAAGCTGCAGCTTGAACGAGCCCCAAAAAACCAAAGCAAAGCACTTAGCTGCTGCGGCCATCGCCATTTTTCTGATCTGCTTTGCTCCCTATCATCTGGTGCTTCTAATAAGAGCCATTTACTTTTTTTTGTATCAGAATGACACATGTTCATTTGAACGTGGCATATATTCAACTTCTGCTATATTTCTGTGTTTCTCCACTGCTAACAGCATTGCTGATCCAATCATCTATGTATTGGCTAGTAAGAATAGTAGAGATTTCTCAAGGAGTCTGTCATTAAGGGTTCAGTCTAGTCTCAGTAGCAGGAGTGACAGTACCAAGTTGAAAAATTCCAAAGAATCACAGGAACCAGTACAGACATCAGAAATTTAA